A region from the Arthrobacter gengyunqii genome encodes:
- a CDS encoding DUF2273 domain-containing protein → MKPTVTGMAIGAVLAFTALIFDFWGFLLMALFIAVGALCGRAAEGKVDFRTVRDALTGRRSSS, encoded by the coding sequence ATGAAACCAACCGTTACGGGCATGGCGATCGGAGCCGTTCTGGCCTTCACCGCCCTGATTTTCGATTTTTGGGGCTTCCTGCTGATGGCACTGTTCATTGCCGTGGGAGCCCTGTGCGGACGCGCCGCGGAGGGCAAGGTCGATTTCCGCACGGTCCGCGATGCGCTGACCGGACGCCGTTCATCCTCGTGA
- a CDS encoding exodeoxyribonuclease III, translating to MKIATWNVNSIRARADRVEAWLQRSDVDVLAIQETKAKDENFPWEIFENNGYEVAHFGLSQWNGVAIASRVGLDDVERTFPGQPAFGKTEATTATEARAIGATCNGVRVWSLYVPNGRAVGDPHMPYKLQWLDILKDQAAGWMKENPDLPLALMGDWNIAPQDDDVWDIDWFRAQNATHVTEPERAAFQAFLDAGLTDVVRPYTPGPGVYTYWDYTQLRFPKKEGMRIDFVLGSPALAARVTGASIDREERKGKGASDHAPVIVELD from the coding sequence GTGAAGATTGCTACGTGGAATGTGAACTCCATCCGTGCCCGTGCCGACCGCGTTGAGGCGTGGCTGCAGCGCTCCGACGTCGATGTCCTGGCCATTCAGGAAACCAAAGCCAAGGACGAAAATTTTCCGTGGGAAATCTTTGAGAACAACGGCTACGAAGTTGCCCACTTCGGCCTGAGCCAGTGGAACGGCGTGGCCATCGCCTCCCGGGTGGGGCTCGACGACGTCGAGCGCACCTTCCCGGGCCAGCCGGCGTTCGGCAAGACCGAGGCCACCACCGCCACCGAGGCCCGCGCCATCGGTGCCACCTGCAACGGCGTGCGGGTGTGGAGCCTGTACGTCCCCAACGGCCGCGCCGTGGGCGATCCCCACATGCCGTACAAGCTGCAGTGGCTGGACATCCTTAAGGATCAGGCCGCAGGCTGGATGAAGGAGAACCCGGACCTGCCGCTGGCACTGATGGGTGACTGGAACATCGCCCCGCAGGATGACGATGTGTGGGACATCGACTGGTTCCGCGCCCAGAATGCCACCCACGTCACCGAACCGGAGCGAGCGGCATTCCAAGCTTTCCTCGACGCCGGGCTCACCGACGTCGTCCGGCCGTACACGCCGGGACCCGGCGTGTACACGTACTGGGACTACACGCAGCTGCGTTTCCCGAAGAAGGAAGGCATGCGCATCGACTTCGTCCTCGGTTCCCCCGCTCTTGCCGCCCGGGTCACCGGCGCCTCCATTGACCGCGAGGAGCGCAAGGGCAAGGGTGCCTCTGACCACGCTCCCGTCATCGTGGAGCTGGACTGA
- a CDS encoding HAD-IIA family hydrolase, whose translation MDGVLVHENNPIPGAAELIDRWVATSKRFLVLTNNSIYTPRDLAARLHASGLEIPEENLWTSALATAEFLKDQVKNAGVPGRCFVVGEAGLTTALHEAGMILTDTNPDYVVLGETRTYSFGTITKAIRLIMGGARFIATNPDVTGPSPEGPLPATGAIAALITAATNMKPYIVGKPNPMMFRSAMRKIDAHSETTAMIGDRMDTDIIAGIEAGLTTVLVLSGITQREDINSYPFRPTQIVNSVSDLISTV comes from the coding sequence ATGGACGGTGTCCTGGTCCACGAGAATAATCCCATTCCGGGCGCAGCCGAGCTCATTGACCGCTGGGTGGCCACGTCCAAGCGGTTCCTGGTCCTGACCAACAACTCGATCTACACCCCGCGGGACCTCGCCGCACGGCTGCACGCCTCCGGACTGGAAATTCCCGAAGAAAACCTGTGGACGTCCGCGCTGGCCACGGCCGAATTCCTGAAGGACCAGGTCAAAAACGCCGGCGTACCGGGACGCTGCTTCGTGGTGGGAGAGGCCGGGCTTACGACGGCGCTGCATGAGGCCGGAATGATCCTCACGGACACCAATCCGGACTACGTGGTGTTGGGCGAAACCCGCACGTACTCCTTCGGCACCATCACCAAGGCCATCCGCCTGATCATGGGCGGGGCACGCTTCATTGCCACCAACCCGGACGTCACCGGCCCGTCGCCGGAGGGCCCCCTGCCCGCAACCGGCGCGATCGCGGCCCTGATCACCGCCGCCACCAACATGAAGCCCTACATTGTGGGCAAACCCAATCCCATGATGTTCCGCTCCGCGATGCGTAAGATCGACGCCCATTCGGAAACCACCGCCATGATCGGTGACCGGATGGACACGGACATCATTGCCGGCATCGAGGCCGGGCTGACCACGGTCCTGGTCCTCAGCGGCATCACGCAGCGCGAGGACATCAATTCCTATCCGTTCCGTCCCACCCAGATCGTCAACTCGGTCTCGGACCTGATCAGCACGGTTTAA
- a CDS encoding sortase domain-containing protein: MSRLTPEIGGGRSLRATAAACLFITAGLLLPGCGTSPGAEALPPEPSASSWQLPPSPAQTTGGTVTSEPTETPSPESAREITARPRTLTLPSVAAGSDLMQVGLREDGTLEVPPGNPGAPAAWYRDSPKPGDPGPAVILGHVNADDGGPGVFANLRELQPNDEIQVQREDGSTAVFTVLYGEQYPKDTFPTEKVYGNTDGPELRLITCDGYDPQNGTFGDNYVVYARIAS, encoded by the coding sequence ATGAGCCGACTGACACCTGAGATCGGCGGCGGCAGGAGTCTTCGGGCAACTGCCGCCGCCTGCCTGTTCATTACAGCCGGCTTGCTGCTCCCGGGATGCGGAACCAGCCCCGGCGCCGAAGCGTTGCCGCCGGAACCCTCGGCGTCGTCCTGGCAGCTGCCGCCGTCGCCCGCTCAGACCACCGGTGGCACCGTCACCTCCGAGCCAACAGAAACACCAAGCCCTGAGTCGGCCCGCGAGATCACGGCACGACCCAGAACCCTGACGCTTCCGTCCGTTGCCGCAGGTTCGGACCTGATGCAGGTGGGGCTGAGGGAAGACGGCACATTGGAAGTGCCTCCCGGCAACCCCGGAGCACCCGCTGCCTGGTACCGAGATTCACCAAAACCCGGAGACCCCGGACCGGCAGTGATCCTGGGGCACGTCAACGCCGACGATGGCGGACCGGGGGTCTTCGCGAACCTGCGCGAACTGCAGCCAAATGATGAGATTCAGGTTCAGCGTGAGGACGGTTCCACCGCGGTTTTCACAGTGCTGTACGGAGAGCAGTATCCCAAGGACACCTTCCCCACCGAGAAGGTCTACGGCAACACTGACGGGCCTGAACTCCGTCTGATCACCTGCGACGGTTACGATCCCCAGAACGGAACCTTCGGTGACAACTACGTTGTCTATGCGCGGATTGCCTCCTGA
- a CDS encoding DUF3151 domain-containing protein encodes MSDEFRKNLLGPEPTYLPEESDVVARLEAGDEAVDLAAKHPTSSQVWAILADEAFDEGRTIESYAYARVGYHRGLDALRRSGWRGAGPIPWEHVPNQGFLRSLYALGRAAAAIGEAEEVDRITKFLNESDPQAKIAIEGRES; translated from the coding sequence ATGTCAGATGAATTCCGCAAGAACCTGCTCGGCCCCGAGCCCACGTACCTGCCCGAGGAGTCCGACGTCGTCGCCCGCCTTGAAGCCGGAGACGAAGCCGTGGACCTGGCAGCGAAGCACCCCACCTCCTCGCAGGTCTGGGCCATCTTGGCCGATGAGGCGTTCGATGAGGGACGGACCATTGAGTCCTACGCCTATGCGCGGGTTGGCTACCACCGCGGTCTGGACGCCCTGAGGCGCTCGGGCTGGCGCGGTGCCGGTCCCATCCCGTGGGAGCATGTGCCGAACCAGGGTTTCCTGCGTTCGCTGTACGCCCTGGGCCGGGCGGCGGCGGCCATTGGCGAGGCCGAGGAAGTGGACCGGATCACCAAGTTCCTGAATGAGTCGGATCCGCAGGCCAAGATTGCCATTGAGGGACGCGAGTCCTGA
- a CDS encoding DUF427 domain-containing protein — protein MEHHPLHREPERTTESVWDYPRPPRVEPTSEHIQILLGGQLIADTTSAVRVLETSHPPVYYIPLEDFAPDALVPVSGSTWCEYKGKAAYFDVTGGKARADRAAWTYPDPVSGYGQLATRAAVYPGKMERCTVNGEEVQAQDGDFYGGWITGRITGPFKGAPGTGGW, from the coding sequence ATGGAACACCACCCTCTGCATCGGGAGCCGGAGCGCACCACGGAATCCGTGTGGGACTATCCCCGGCCACCGCGGGTTGAACCGACGTCGGAGCACATTCAGATTCTTCTGGGCGGGCAGCTGATCGCGGACACCACGTCAGCCGTCCGCGTGCTCGAAACCAGCCATCCCCCGGTGTACTACATCCCCCTGGAGGACTTTGCGCCGGACGCGTTGGTTCCGGTCAGCGGATCCACCTGGTGCGAGTACAAGGGCAAGGCGGCGTACTTCGACGTCACCGGCGGAAAGGCACGGGCAGACCGGGCCGCGTGGACCTATCCCGATCCCGTTTCCGGGTACGGTCAGCTGGCAACCCGGGCAGCGGTGTATCCGGGGAAGATGGAGCGCTGCACGGTGAACGGCGAAGAGGTCCAGGCGCAGGACGGAGACTTCTACGGCGGCTGGATAACCGGACGCATCACCGGCCCATTCAAGGGGGCACCGGGCACCGGCGGCTGGTGA
- a CDS encoding alpha/beta hydrolase: MTGDPAEFLRSAENLKRYSRRRFLAGSALGLTLAADLLVTRQIQRYREDLEILRVRDETAERRFPTASWFLFPGYKTSWEETVWLLNSLRPALASRGQLAGVGYSNRGLDVDDIVAAVYRYIRNHQLRRIYFYGHSFGGMLAVEVAARLLERGVAVELIILDSSPAGPQDVLDRAMFEGVVALYDAGYRIPSVVRGGYELGERVLHKDERTWRTVVDQTLEQLSPLAPSTTLIQSEASYIFHYEATRYAGALGGTSLAFIGNPDDKTVNYFGAKYEWAAVFPRNLVSNDLVTEGASPAHASPQWNPGVYQRVVRDVLRQYSPPEQGGGLKSVF; encoded by the coding sequence GTGACCGGGGATCCGGCAGAGTTCCTGCGGTCCGCAGAAAACCTCAAACGGTACTCCCGGCGCCGTTTTCTGGCCGGCAGCGCACTGGGGTTGACCCTGGCCGCGGATTTGTTGGTGACCCGCCAAATCCAGCGGTACCGGGAAGATCTGGAAATCCTTCGGGTCCGGGACGAGACCGCGGAACGGCGGTTCCCCACGGCTTCCTGGTTCCTGTTTCCGGGCTACAAGACCAGCTGGGAAGAGACGGTCTGGCTCCTCAATTCCCTGCGCCCGGCGCTGGCTTCACGCGGCCAGCTTGCCGGGGTGGGTTATTCCAACCGGGGCCTGGACGTCGATGACATCGTGGCCGCCGTGTACCGCTACATCCGAAATCATCAGCTGCGGCGCATCTACTTTTACGGCCACAGTTTCGGCGGGATGCTCGCCGTCGAGGTGGCGGCCAGGCTGCTGGAGCGCGGCGTCGCCGTCGAACTCATCATCCTGGACTCCAGCCCGGCCGGCCCGCAGGACGTCCTGGACCGGGCGATGTTTGAGGGCGTCGTGGCCCTGTACGACGCCGGCTACCGGATTCCCAGCGTGGTCCGCGGCGGGTATGAACTGGGGGAGCGGGTGCTGCACAAGGACGAACGGACCTGGCGGACGGTGGTGGACCAGACCCTGGAGCAGCTTTCGCCGCTGGCGCCGTCGACCACCCTGATCCAGTCCGAAGCGTCCTACATCTTCCACTACGAGGCGACGCGCTATGCCGGTGCCCTGGGCGGCACCTCGCTGGCGTTCATCGGTAATCCGGACGACAAGACGGTCAATTACTTCGGCGCCAAGTATGAATGGGCCGCAGTGTTCCCGCGCAACCTCGTCTCCAACGACCTGGTGACCGAAGGAGCCAGCCCGGCGCATGCCAGCCCGCAGTGGAATCCCGGCGTTTACCAGCGGGTGGTGCGCGACGTGCTGCGGCAATACTCTCCTCCGGAACAGGGCGGCGGCCTGAAATCCGTGTTCTGA
- a CDS encoding DUF6286 domain-containing protein — MSSNDVRTRQIVRRETHASRAAASVVAVILGILFCLYVLLEATLQTLGQDAWLTDPAALGAWLSRLPENADSAILGLSGLLILLAGLVLFLQAVLPGRRPRYALPNPRAAVVVDAEVLASSLARRARLTAGVTSEQVLVTVGRTRVDVRIRPTSGVPVDEDAVRNAVAEELELTGLEPRPEVRVQVSQMGVIGQ; from the coding sequence GTGAGCAGCAACGACGTCCGCACGCGCCAGATCGTGCGCCGCGAAACCCACGCCAGCCGGGCGGCCGCCTCCGTGGTGGCCGTGATCCTGGGCATTCTCTTCTGCCTTTATGTCCTGCTGGAAGCAACCCTTCAAACCCTGGGCCAGGATGCTTGGCTCACTGACCCTGCCGCCCTGGGCGCCTGGTTGTCACGGCTGCCGGAGAATGCCGACTCAGCCATTCTGGGACTGAGCGGACTGCTCATCCTCCTGGCGGGCCTCGTGCTGTTCCTGCAGGCGGTTCTGCCGGGCCGGCGCCCGCGTTACGCCCTGCCCAACCCGCGCGCCGCCGTCGTGGTGGATGCCGAAGTGCTGGCGTCGTCACTGGCCCGGCGGGCGCGTCTCACCGCCGGTGTTACTTCCGAGCAGGTGCTGGTGACCGTTGGCCGCACCCGCGTCGACGTCCGCATCCGCCCCACCTCGGGCGTCCCGGTCGATGAGGATGCGGTGCGGAACGCCGTGGCCGAGGAGCTGGAGCTGACCGGACTGGAACCGCGGCCCGAGGTCCGTGTGCAGGTCTCCCAGATGGGGGTGATCGGACAGTGA
- a CDS encoding TrmH family RNA methyltransferase, which translates to MPDLPVETPDTAPLHQVGVGPWEGPLPEGDHWDPELLANGDVRNVVDEYRYWKHDAIVADLDTKRHPFHVAIENWQHDFNIGTVVRTANAFMAKEVHIIGRRRWNRRGAMVTDRYQHVRHHPTVEDFVQWAHGEGLRIIGIDNFPDSVPLETYELPQNCVLVFGQEGPGLSPEVHAAADATLSIAQFGSTRSINAGSAAAIAMHGWIRRHVFGQTVN; encoded by the coding sequence TTGCCGGACCTGCCCGTTGAAACACCCGACACCGCACCGTTGCATCAGGTGGGCGTCGGCCCGTGGGAAGGACCGCTCCCGGAGGGCGACCACTGGGATCCGGAACTGCTGGCCAACGGCGATGTCCGCAACGTCGTGGATGAGTACCGCTACTGGAAACACGACGCAATCGTGGCGGATCTGGACACCAAGCGGCATCCGTTCCATGTCGCCATTGAAAACTGGCAGCACGACTTCAACATAGGCACCGTGGTCCGCACGGCCAACGCGTTCATGGCCAAGGAAGTGCACATCATTGGACGACGGCGCTGGAACCGCCGCGGCGCGATGGTCACCGACCGGTACCAGCATGTGCGGCACCACCCCACCGTCGAGGACTTCGTGCAGTGGGCTCACGGTGAAGGCCTGCGCATTATCGGGATCGACAACTTTCCGGATTCCGTGCCCCTGGAAACCTACGAGCTGCCTCAGAACTGTGTCCTGGTGTTCGGCCAGGAAGGACCCGGGCTCAGCCCGGAGGTGCATGCCGCCGCCGATGCCACCCTGTCCATTGCCCAGTTCGGCTCCACCCGGTCCATCAATGCAGGCTCCGCGGCGGCCATTGCCATGCATGGATGGATCAGGCGGCATGTGTTCGGCCAGACGGTGAACTGA
- the nadE gene encoding ammonia-dependent NAD(+) synthetase produces the protein MRQLQAEIIAEMGVQPTIDAGAEIRRRVDFLKAYRAASHTGGFVLGISGGIDSTLAGRLAQLAVDELTAEGTEAQFIALRLPYQVQHDEADAQAALEFIRPDVSWVYNVAPAVDGYEDEYVKMTGERISDFNKGNIKARARMTAQYAVAGQHNLLVIGTDHGAESVTGFFTKYGDGGADVLPLFGLNKRQNRQLLAELGAPESLVHKAPTADLLDNAPGQTDETELGISYDTIDDYLEGREVPDEAAEKIERRFLMTRHKRTVPVSILDTWWKPEVMP, from the coding sequence ATGCGCCAATTACAAGCTGAAATCATCGCGGAAATGGGCGTGCAGCCCACCATTGATGCCGGTGCGGAAATCCGCCGGCGCGTGGACTTCCTGAAGGCCTATCGCGCCGCTTCCCATACCGGCGGGTTTGTCCTGGGCATCAGCGGAGGGATCGACTCCACCCTGGCCGGCCGTCTGGCCCAGCTGGCGGTGGATGAGCTCACTGCTGAAGGCACCGAGGCGCAGTTCATTGCCCTCCGCCTGCCCTACCAGGTCCAGCATGACGAAGCGGACGCGCAGGCCGCCCTCGAGTTCATCCGTCCCGACGTCTCCTGGGTCTACAACGTGGCGCCGGCCGTGGACGGCTACGAAGACGAGTACGTCAAGATGACCGGCGAGCGGATCAGCGACTTCAACAAGGGCAACATCAAGGCACGGGCCCGGATGACGGCCCAGTACGCGGTGGCCGGCCAGCACAACCTGCTGGTCATTGGCACGGACCACGGCGCTGAATCCGTCACCGGGTTCTTCACGAAATACGGCGACGGCGGCGCTGACGTCCTGCCGCTGTTCGGCCTGAACAAGCGCCAGAACCGGCAGCTGCTGGCCGAACTCGGCGCCCCGGAATCCCTGGTGCACAAGGCTCCCACCGCGGACCTGTTGGATAATGCCCCGGGCCAGACCGATGAGACGGAGCTGGGCATCTCCTACGACACCATTGACGACTACCTTGAAGGACGCGAGGTCCCGGACGAAGCGGCTGAGAAGATCGAGCGCAGATTCCTGATGACCCGGCACAAGCGGACCGTGCCGGTGAGCATTCTGGACACATGGTGGAAGCCGGAAGTCATGCCGTGA
- the pyrE gene encoding orotate phosphoribosyltransferase, which produces MEAMTAPALPAARARLLDLISDLAVVRGKVTLSSGAEADYYIDLRRITLHHEASQLVGDVMLDLIDGAGLSFESAGGLTMGADPVATAVMNAGARAGRPIDAFVVRKAQKSYGMGRQVEGPDVAGRNVVVLEDTSTTGGSALAAVEGVRRAGGNVVAVAVIVDRNTGSKERIEAEAGVPYLYAFGKDELGLD; this is translated from the coding sequence ATGGAGGCCATGACTGCGCCCGCTTTGCCTGCTGCCCGTGCCCGCCTTTTGGATCTCATCAGTGACCTGGCCGTGGTCCGGGGAAAGGTGACACTGTCTTCCGGCGCCGAGGCCGACTACTACATTGACCTTCGCCGCATTACCCTCCACCACGAGGCCTCCCAGCTGGTGGGCGATGTGATGCTGGACCTGATTGACGGAGCCGGCCTTTCCTTTGAGAGCGCCGGCGGGCTGACCATGGGCGCCGATCCGGTGGCCACCGCTGTGATGAATGCCGGTGCCCGTGCCGGCCGGCCGATCGACGCCTTCGTGGTGCGCAAGGCGCAGAAGTCCTACGGCATGGGCCGGCAGGTTGAGGGCCCCGATGTTGCCGGCCGCAACGTGGTGGTCCTGGAAGACACCTCCACCACGGGCGGATCGGCGCTGGCCGCCGTGGAAGGCGTCCGGCGGGCCGGCGGAAACGTGGTGGCCGTTGCCGTCATCGTGGACCGGAACACGGGATCGAAGGAACGCATTGAAGCTGAAGCCGGAGTGCCGTATCTCTATGCATTCGGCAAGGATGAGCTGGGTCTGGACTAA
- the fbaA gene encoding class II fructose-bisphosphate aldolase — protein sequence MPIATPEIYAEMIDRAKAGGFAYPAVNVTSSQTLNAALAGFAEAGSDGIVQVSTGGAAYWSGAKIKNMVTGSLAFAAYAREVAKSYDVNIALHTDHCPKDKLEDFVLPLLAASEAAVKRGEDPIFNSHMWDGSAETLEDNLRIAQELLARTHAAKMILEVEIGTVGGEEDGVENAINEKLYTTVADGMKTIEALGAGDKGRYITALTFGNVHGVYKPGGVKLRPEILKDIQDAVGESIGRERPFDLVFHGGSGSSAQEIADAVSYGVVKMNIDTDTQYAYTRPVVDHMFRNYDGVLKVDGEVGNKKQYDPRVWGASAEAGMSARVIEAAQNLGSAGKSL from the coding sequence ATGCCTATTGCAACCCCTGAGATTTATGCCGAGATGATTGACCGTGCAAAGGCCGGGGGATTCGCGTATCCGGCAGTGAACGTCACCTCGTCCCAGACGCTGAATGCCGCCCTCGCCGGGTTCGCCGAGGCCGGGTCGGACGGCATCGTCCAGGTGTCCACCGGCGGCGCCGCCTACTGGTCCGGTGCCAAGATTAAGAACATGGTCACCGGTTCGCTGGCCTTCGCGGCGTATGCCCGCGAAGTGGCGAAGAGCTATGACGTGAACATTGCCCTGCACACGGACCACTGCCCCAAGGACAAGCTCGAGGATTTTGTGCTCCCCCTCCTCGCAGCCTCCGAAGCTGCGGTCAAGCGCGGAGAGGACCCCATCTTCAACTCCCACATGTGGGACGGCTCCGCGGAAACCCTCGAGGACAACCTCCGCATCGCCCAGGAACTGCTGGCCCGCACGCATGCCGCCAAGATGATCCTCGAGGTGGAAATCGGCACCGTGGGCGGTGAGGAAGACGGCGTGGAGAACGCCATCAACGAGAAGCTGTACACCACGGTGGCGGACGGCATGAAGACCATCGAGGCCCTCGGCGCCGGTGACAAGGGCCGTTACATCACGGCTCTCACCTTCGGCAACGTGCACGGCGTGTACAAGCCGGGCGGCGTGAAGCTGCGCCCGGAAATCCTCAAGGACATCCAGGACGCCGTGGGTGAATCCATTGGCCGCGAGCGCCCCTTCGACCTGGTCTTCCACGGCGGCTCGGGCTCCTCCGCACAGGAGATCGCGGACGCCGTTTCCTACGGCGTCGTGAAGATGAACATCGACACCGACACCCAGTACGCCTACACCCGCCCCGTTGTGGACCACATGTTCCGCAATTACGACGGCGTCCTGAAGGTCGACGGCGAAGTTGGCAACAAGAAGCAGTACGACCCCCGCGTGTGGGGTGCGTCGGCGGAAGCCGGCATGTCCGCCCGCGTGATCGAAGCAGCACAGAACCTAGGATCGGCAGGCAAGTCCCTCTAA
- a CDS encoding adenylosuccinate synthase: protein MPAIVIVGAQWGDEGKGKATDLLGGRVDYVVKPNGGNNAGHTVVVGGEKYELKLLPAGILSPNAIPVIGNGCVVNLEALFTEIDGLEARGADTSKLRISANAHLVAPFHQVMDKVTERFLGKRAIGTTGRGIGPAYMDKVARLGIRVQDIFDESILRQKVEGSLRQKNQLLVKVYNRRDVDVEEVVEYFLSYADRLRPMVIDSTFELNRALDENKVVLMEGGQATFLDVDHGTYPFVTSSNPTAGGASVGSGIGPTRITRSVGIIKAYTTRVGAGPFPTELFDDMGLYLQKTGGEFGVNTGRPRRCGWYDAVLARHASRVNGFTDYFVTKLDVLTGIEQIPVCVAYDVDGVRFDEMPMTQTDFHHAKPIFEYFDGWTEDITGARTLDDLPKNARDYVLALEKMSGTRFSAIGVGPDRDQTIVVRDLISE from the coding sequence ATGCCCGCAATTGTCATCGTCGGCGCCCAGTGGGGCGACGAAGGTAAAGGTAAGGCCACTGACCTGCTCGGGGGCCGTGTCGACTACGTCGTCAAGCCCAACGGCGGAAACAACGCCGGCCACACCGTCGTCGTCGGCGGTGAAAAATACGAACTCAAGCTTCTGCCGGCCGGCATCCTGAGCCCCAACGCCATTCCGGTGATCGGCAACGGCTGCGTGGTGAACCTCGAGGCCCTCTTCACTGAAATTGACGGGCTGGAAGCACGCGGCGCGGACACCTCCAAGCTGCGCATCTCCGCCAACGCCCACCTGGTGGCCCCGTTCCACCAGGTGATGGACAAGGTCACCGAACGCTTCCTGGGCAAGCGTGCGATCGGCACCACCGGCCGCGGCATCGGCCCGGCCTACATGGACAAGGTGGCCCGCCTCGGCATCCGCGTCCAGGACATCTTCGACGAGTCCATCCTGCGCCAGAAGGTTGAAGGCTCCCTGCGCCAGAAGAACCAGCTGCTGGTCAAGGTCTACAACCGCCGCGACGTCGACGTCGAAGAGGTTGTCGAATACTTCCTGTCCTACGCGGACCGGCTGCGCCCCATGGTCATTGATTCCACCTTCGAACTGAACCGGGCGCTGGACGAGAACAAGGTTGTCCTGATGGAAGGCGGCCAGGCGACGTTCCTGGACGTGGACCACGGCACCTACCCGTTCGTGACGTCCTCCAATCCGACCGCCGGCGGCGCGTCAGTGGGTTCGGGCATCGGCCCCACCCGCATCACCCGCTCCGTGGGCATTATCAAGGCCTACACCACCCGCGTGGGTGCCGGTCCGTTCCCCACCGAGCTCTTCGACGACATGGGCCTGTACCTGCAGAAGACCGGCGGCGAGTTTGGCGTGAACACCGGCCGTCCCCGCCGCTGCGGCTGGTACGACGCCGTGCTGGCGCGCCACGCCTCGCGCGTGAACGGCTTCACGGACTACTTCGTCACGAAGCTGGATGTCCTCACCGGCATTGAGCAGATCCCCGTGTGCGTGGCCTACGACGTCGACGGCGTGCGTTTCGATGAAATGCCGATGACGCAGACCGACTTCCACCACGCGAAGCCGATCTTCGAGTACTTCGACGGCTGGACCGAGGACATCACCGGCGCCCGGACGCTGGATGACCTGCCCAAGAACGCCCGCGATTACGTGCTGGCCCTGGAAAAGATGTCCGGCACCCGGTTCTCGGCCATCGGCGTCGGCCCCGACCGCGACCAGACCATCGTGGTGCGGGACCTGATTTCCGAATAG
- a CDS encoding VOC family protein: MANRFSSLVLDAVDVPASARFWASALGYEQVAEEWDGCLTIAPADGVAGPPMDIVPVAEKKQAKNPLHMDLVPDGCTQEEEVERLLALGAVRADVGQGPDVSWVVLADPEGNEFCILSARD, from the coding sequence ATGGCCAACAGGTTTTCTTCGCTGGTTCTCGACGCCGTCGACGTCCCCGCTTCGGCGCGGTTTTGGGCCTCAGCCCTTGGCTATGAGCAGGTTGCCGAGGAGTGGGACGGCTGCCTTACCATCGCCCCTGCGGACGGAGTGGCGGGCCCGCCCATGGACATAGTCCCCGTTGCGGAGAAGAAGCAGGCCAAGAACCCGCTGCACATGGACCTGGTGCCTGATGGCTGTACCCAGGAGGAGGAAGTGGAGCGCCTGCTCGCGCTGGGCGCTGTCCGCGCCGACGTTGGGCAAGGTCCTGATGTGTCCTGGGTGGTGCTCGCTGATCCGGAGGGCAACGAGTTCTGCATTCTCTCTGCCCGGGACTAG